The Arachis duranensis cultivar V14167 chromosome 2, aradu.V14167.gnm2.J7QH, whole genome shotgun sequence genome has a window encoding:
- the LOC107474698 gene encoding OVARIAN TUMOR DOMAIN-containing deubiquitinating enzyme 4 isoform X1 has product MLQQLQINHVGLSCCARSSMGQTIRGYLGSCCSKQRGNLQICSSIAPRKRHHEISLACQSLNMRLLVPNQKKLPKVKCNVGPVSWPRGCASVGLILGLLVCNLSSEPVYADTDLENGKRNDQNVCESNVAMSHGKKVYTDYSVTGIPGDGRCLFRSVAHGACLRSGKPPPSESHQRQLADELRSKVADEFIKRREETEWFIEGDFDTYISQIRKPHVWGGEPELFIASHVLKMPITVYMYDRDAGGLISIAEYGQEYGKENPIRVLYHGFGHYDALEIPRRKGPKPRL; this is encoded by the exons ATGCTTCAACAG TTGCAGATAAATCATGTTGGTCTTTCTTGTTGCGCAAGATCTTCTATGGGCCAAACAATAAGAGGTTACCTTGGATCATGCTGCTCCAAGCAAAGGGGCAACCTTCAAATTTGTAGTTCTATAGCACCTCGGAAGAGACATCATGAAATTTCATTGGCATGCCAAAGTTTGAATATGAGGCTTTTGGTACCTAACCAAAAGAAGCTTCCCAAAGTTAAGTGTAATGTGGGACCAGTATCTTGGCCACGTGGATGTGCATCAGTTGGCTTGATACTTGGATTACTTGTATGCAATTTAAGCTCTGAACCTGTATATGCTGACACAGAtcttgaaaatggaaagagaaaTGACCAAAACGTGTGCGAATCAAATGTAGCGATGTCGCATGGGAAGAAAGTCTACACTGACTATTCTGTGACTG GAATACCTGGGGATGGAAGATGTTTATTTCGCTCGGTTGCTCATGGGGCTTGCTTGAGGTCTGGAAAACCTCCTCCTAGTGAAAGCCATCAGAGACAATTGGCAGATGAATTACGCTCCAAA GTTGCTGATGAGTTTATCAAAAGAAGGGAAGAGACAGAGTG GTTTATTGAAGGTGATTTTGATACTTATATTTCACAAATAAGGAAGCCTCATGTTTGGGGAGGTGAGCCTGAATTGTTCATTGCTTCACATGTATTGAA GATGCCAATCACAGTGTACATGTATGATAGGGATGCTGGTGGCTTGATATCAATTGCTGAGTATGGCCAGGAGTATGGCAAGGAGAATCCAATTAGAGTTCTCTACCATGGATTTGGTCATTATGATGCACTGGAGATCCCTAGAAGGAAGGGTCCTAAACCAAGGCTGTAA
- the LOC107474698 gene encoding OVARIAN TUMOR DOMAIN-containing deubiquitinating enzyme 4 isoform X2 has translation MSVCFPFSQSSISAVVVKGRTHLLMSSNICGLWSQGKSSLYSSNLCPSQLQINHVGLSCCARSSMGQTIRGYLGSCCSKQRGNLQICSSIAPRKRHHEISLACQSLNMRLLVPNQKKLPKVKCNVGPVSWPRGCASVGLILGLLVCNLSSEPVYADTDLENGKRNDQNVCESNVAMSHGKKVYTDYSVTGIPGDGRCLFRSVAHGACLRSGKPPPSESHQRQLADELRSKVADEFIKRREETEWFIEGDFDTYISQIRKPHVWGGEPELFIASHVLKMPITVYMYDRDAGGLISIAEYGQEYGKENPIRVLYHGFGHYDALEIPRRKGPKPRL, from the exons ATGAGTGTTTGCTTTCCTTTTAGTCAGTCTTCAATAAGTGCTGTTGTCGTGAAGGGTCGTACTCACCTGTTGATGAGCAGTAACATCTGTGGTCTTTGGTCCCAAGGAAAATCCAGTTTATATTCTTCCAATTTGTGCCCTTCGCAGTTGCAGATAAATCATGTTGGTCTTTCTTGTTGCGCAAGATCTTCTATGGGCCAAACAATAAGAGGTTACCTTGGATCATGCTGCTCCAAGCAAAGGGGCAACCTTCAAATTTGTAGTTCTATAGCACCTCGGAAGAGACATCATGAAATTTCATTGGCATGCCAAAGTTTGAATATGAGGCTTTTGGTACCTAACCAAAAGAAGCTTCCCAAAGTTAAGTGTAATGTGGGACCAGTATCTTGGCCACGTGGATGTGCATCAGTTGGCTTGATACTTGGATTACTTGTATGCAATTTAAGCTCTGAACCTGTATATGCTGACACAGAtcttgaaaatggaaagagaaaTGACCAAAACGTGTGCGAATCAAATGTAGCGATGTCGCATGGGAAGAAAGTCTACACTGACTATTCTGTGACTG GAATACCTGGGGATGGAAGATGTTTATTTCGCTCGGTTGCTCATGGGGCTTGCTTGAGGTCTGGAAAACCTCCTCCTAGTGAAAGCCATCAGAGACAATTGGCAGATGAATTACGCTCCAAA GTTGCTGATGAGTTTATCAAAAGAAGGGAAGAGACAGAGTG GTTTATTGAAGGTGATTTTGATACTTATATTTCACAAATAAGGAAGCCTCATGTTTGGGGAGGTGAGCCTGAATTGTTCATTGCTTCACATGTATTGAA GATGCCAATCACAGTGTACATGTATGATAGGGATGCTGGTGGCTTGATATCAATTGCTGAGTATGGCCAGGAGTATGGCAAGGAGAATCCAATTAGAGTTCTCTACCATGGATTTGGTCATTATGATGCACTGGAGATCCCTAGAAGGAAGGGTCCTAAACCAAGGCTGTAA